A DNA window from Rhineura floridana isolate rRhiFlo1 chromosome 11, rRhiFlo1.hap2, whole genome shotgun sequence contains the following coding sequences:
- the LOC133366987 gene encoding vomeronasal type-2 receptor 26-like, protein MGDSVSREDGFAFWMTENFLSLRLVVLLLLLQTDCKKNPAVCTMNDLLQVQYQYYQPGDLIIGGITSHLVSFYEGADFNTYPKPKSDTEPLVMVKKYQHVLSLAFAVKEINENHKILPNITLGFHVYDSHFDAQITYQNTLNLLFSQQRTVPNYNCDMKKNLVAVIGGLDSETSVYTATILSLYKIPQVTYCLYAPGVSDVTQRSSLYRMVPNEQHQYTGIVKLLLHFQWKWVGMLAMDDDKGEKFVQTMECMFSHNDICTAFIERMPKQRNILGIINFYDLHMDIIASLRKTSVNVCVASADAQMTLVLQVVLNLIEADVMMPINKVWIMTAHWDFSVEPYFKKLDINVFHGALSFAVQFVEIQEFQDFLQIWNPSTSGGDGFIGAFWEQAFSCLLFPDTNMGNETKGACTRKEKLESLPGAFFEMGMTSQSYSIYNAVYAVAYSLNALHLSRNRHGTMVGGDHLEIFKGKQFKLHSFLRSISFNNSAGDKISFDEKGELLAGFDILNWVTFPNKSFLKVKVGRMDPQSPLSRLFSVNKTSITWRSQFKQAVPLALCNDPCYPGSSRKKKEGELFCCYNCAPCPEGKISNERDMDDCIKCPKDQYPNKKRNQCLPKDLNFLSYDEPLGISMTVLALALSAATALVLGIFIKHRNTPIVKANNRNLSYALLISLLLCFLCSLLFIGRPQFLTCHLRQTAFGIIFSVAVSSVLAKTLTVVLAFRATKPGSKMRKWVGKKFSNSFILSCSFIQAGICIVWLCTDPPFPYLDMNSLSTEIVVECNEGSANMLYYILGYMGLLALVSFIVAFFARKLPDTFNEAKCITFSMLVFCSVWLSFVPTYLSTKGKYMVAVEIFSILASSAGILGCIFSPKCYIIVMRPELNSKEQQKIEISKNLTTEATMLGNRQN, encoded by the exons ATGGGTGATTCTGTGTCAAGAGAAGATGGCTTTGCCTTTTGGATGACAGAGAACTTTTTGTCCTTGAGACTCGTGGTGTTGCTGCTACTGCTTCAAACTGACTGCAAGAAGAATCCTGCTGTTTGTACCATGAATGATCTCCTCCAGGTGCAATATCAATATTATCAGCCAGGGGACCTCATCATTGGCGGGATCACTTCTCATCTTGTCTCCTTTTATGAAGGTGCAGACTTCAACACATACCCCAAACCAAAGTCTGACACTGAACCACT tgtAATGGTGAAAAAATACCAGCATGTCTTGTCACTGGCATTTGCTGTGAAAGAGATAAATGAGAACCACAAGATCTTACCTAACATCACCCTGGGGTTCCATGTCTATGACAGTCACTTTGATGCACAGATAACTTATCAGAACACTTTAAATCTTCTCTTTAGTCAGCAGAGAACTGTCCCCAACTACAATTGTGACATGAAGAAAAATCTAGTCGCTGTTATTGGAGGCCTTGACTCTGAAACCTCTGTCTACACAGCCACTATCTTAAGCCTCTACAAGATTCCACAG GTCACCTATTGTTTATATGCACCAGGGGTGAGTGATGTAACTCAGCGCTCTTCCTTATACCGCATGGTCCCCAATGAACAACATCAATACACTGGAATTGTTAAGCTCCTTCTCCATTTTCAATGGAAGTGGGTCGGGATGCTGGCCATGGATGATGATAAAGGAGAGAAATTTGTCCAGACCATGGAATGCATGTTTTCCCACAATGACATTTGTACTGCCTTCATTGAAAGAATGCCAAAACAGAGAAATATTTTaggtattattaatttttatgacCTTCACATGGATATAATAGCTTCCCTAAGGAAGACAAGTGTCAATGTATGTGTTGCAAGTGCTGATGCtcaaatgacattagttttgcaaGTAGTGCTCAATCTAATTGAAGCAGATGTTATGATGCCAATAAACAAGGTTTGGATTATGACAGCCCATTGGGATTTTTCAGTGGAACCATATTTCAAAAAACTGGATATAAATGTTTTCCATGGTGCCTTGTCCTTTGCAGTTCAGTTTGTTGAGATACAGGAGTTCCAAGATTTCCTTCAGATCTGGAATCCTTCTACTTCTGGTGGAGATGGCTTTATTGGGGCCTTCTGGGAGCAAGCATTCAGCTGCTTATTATTTCCAGATACCAACATGGGTAACGAGACCAAGGGGGCCTGCACGAGGAAGGAGAAGCTTGAGAGCCTTCCTGGAGCTTTTTTTGAAATGGGTATGACTAGCCAAAGCTATAGCATCTACAATGCTGTCTATGCTGTGGCATATTCATTGAATGCCCTGCATTTATCCAGAAACAGACATGGAACAATGGTGGGTGGAGATCATCTGGAGATTTTTAAGGGAAAACAGTTTAAG CTTCATTCTTTTCTGAGGAGCATCTCGTTTAACAACAGTGCTGGAGACAAGATCTCTTTTGATGAGAAGGGTGAATTGTTAGCTGGATTTGATATTCTCAACTGGGTTACTTTCCCaaacaaatcatttttaaaagtgaaagtAGGAAGAATGGATCCTCAGTCACCGCTGAGCAGACTGTTCTCTGTTAATAAGACAAGTATTACATGGCGCAGCCAATTTAAACAG GCTGTGCCTCTTGCCTTGTGTAATGACCCCTGCTACCCAGGCTCCAGcagaaaaaagaaggaaggagaacTATTTTGTTGCTACAATTGTGCTCCATGTCCAGAAGGGAAGATTTCAAATGAGAGAG atatggATGATTGCATCAAATGCCCAAAAGATCAGTATCCTAACAAGAAGAGAAACCAGTGCCTTCCCAAAGACCTAAATTTCCTGTCTTATGATGAACCTTTGGGAATCAGTATGACTGTTTTGGCTCTGGCTCTTTCTGCAGCAACAGCTTTAGTTCTTGGAATCTTCATCAAGCACCGGAAcactcccattgtcaaagccaacaaccggaacCTCAGCTATGCTCTGctcatctccctcctgctctgcttcctCTGCTCCTTGCTATTCATTGGCCGGCCCCAGTTTCTGACTTGTCATTTGCGACAAACTGCTTTTGGtatcatcttctcagtggctgtttctTCGGTCTTGGCAAAAACCCTCACTGTGGTTCTGGCTTTCAGGGCTACCAAACCAGGATCCAAGATGAGAAAATGGGTAGGGAAAAAGTTTTCAAACTCTTTTATTCTCTCTTGCTCATTTATTCAAGCAGGTATTTGCATTGTTTGGCTGTGTACTGACCCTCCATTCCCGTATTTAGACATGAATTCTTTGTCTACAGAAATTGTAGTGGAATGCAATGAAGGATCAGCCAACATGCTCTATTATATTCTTGGTTACATGGGATTGCTGGCTCTTGTCAGCTTCATTGTGGCTTTCTTTGCTCGGAAGCTGCCAGACACATTTAATGAAGCCAAATgtatcactttcagcatgttggtgttttGCAGTGTGTGGCTGTCTTTTGTTCCAACTTATCTGAGCACCAaagggaaatacatggtggctgtggagatcttctccatcttggcctccagtgctgggatACTGGGTTGTATATTTTCCCCCAAATGCTATATAATTGTCATGAGGCCTGAACTGAACAGTAAAGAGCAGCAAAAAATAGAAATAAGTAAAAATTTAACGACTGAAGCCACAATGCTAGGAAACAGGCAGAACTGA